The following nucleotide sequence is from Pseudomonadales bacterium.
TTCCAGGAAGATAACTATAGTGACATCTTATCTTTCTTGCAAGATATTTATTTTACGCGTACCATGAGTAAAAGTTACCAGGCGGGAGTTACACCGATGGCAGACAACTACACCTCGGACCAGATCATTGGGTTCATAAAGAAAAACTGGCCGGACATGCACAGTCCCACCCATGAGTTTGCCGTCTACATGAACCGGGTTCACGACCTGGGTTTCGCCCGCGCGCAGGAGGCACTGGCAGGCTTCAACCTGACAGTCGGCGAATTCGATATTCTCGCCACCCTGCGCCGCTCCGCCCCGCCTCACGTCCTGACCCCCACCGAACTGCAGCGCTCCCTGCTCATCACGTCGGGCGGACTGACCAAGCTGCTGTACCAGCTGGAAGCCGGCGGCCTGGTCAACCGCTCAGTGCAAGAACAGGACAAGCGCAGCAAGCTGGCTCACCTCACGCCGAAAGGGAAAAAAGTCGCGGAAAAAGCCATGAAGGCGATACAGGGCGTGACCAGTGAATGGCTCGGCGAGGCGCTGTCGCAGCGCGAGCTGGCGCAATTAAAAAATCTGCTGGGCAAGACTGCCCAGGCTCTGGAAAAGAGCGATTCCGATGGTGCCTGATTACCCGT
It contains:
- a CDS encoding MarR family transcriptional regulator; this encodes MADNYTSDQIIGFIKKNWPDMHSPTHEFAVYMNRVHDLGFARAQEALAGFNLTVGEFDILATLRRSAPPHVLTPTELQRSLLITSGGLTKLLYQLEAGGLVNRSVQEQDKRSKLAHLTPKGKKVAEKAMKAIQGVTSEWLGEALSQRELAQLKNLLGKTAQALEKSDSDGA